A stretch of the Methanobrevibacter olleyae genome encodes the following:
- a CDS encoding PHP-associated domain-containing protein, which yields MKFDPHIHSVYSGDSRSEVIDILIQAEKKGLDAIAISDHNEIKGSRLARSIPGDIIVVPSIEISSEKGHILGLGVDEIIPKGLSAVETVDRIHDAGGLAIVPHPFSYYRHGLFCKVDKNLGVDGVETKNARYIFGYSNKQAQTLAYNKRLATLGASDSHFLQSIGDAYTEVNTKGHDSVDGILKAIKHRRCKAMGHGTSNFLVAKEVFVKKVLRRYPKRRE from the coding sequence ATGAAATTTGATCCACATATTCATAGTGTTTATTCAGGTGATTCTCGTTCTGAAGTTATTGATATTTTAATACAAGCTGAAAAAAAAGGTTTAGATGCTATTGCGATTAGTGATCATAATGAAATAAAAGGTTCTAGACTTGCAAGAAGTATTCCTGGAGATATTATTGTAGTTCCATCAATTGAGATTTCTTCTGAAAAAGGCCATATCTTAGGATTAGGTGTAGATGAGATTATCCCAAAAGGATTATCTGCAGTAGAAACTGTTGATAGAATTCATGATGCGGGAGGACTAGCAATTGTACCTCATCCATTTTCATATTATAGACATGGGCTTTTCTGTAAAGTTGATAAAAATTTAGGGGTTGATGGAGTGGAAACTAAAAATGCTCGCTATATTTTTGGATACTCAAATAAACAAGCACAAACATTAGCATATAATAAAAGACTTGCAACTTTAGGTGCAAGTGATTCTCACTTCCTTCAATCTATTGGAGATGCATATACCGAAGTAAATACTAAAGGCCATGATTCTGTTGATGGTATATTAAAAGCTATTAAACACAGACGTTGTAAAGCTATGGGGCATGGCACTAGTAATTTCTTAGTTGCTAAAGAAGTATTTGTTAAAAAAGTACTTAGAAGATATCCTAAAAGGAGAGAATAG
- a CDS encoding DUF63 family protein — translation MATVDTFIPDIIQTTFFSGYTIFNTVVYTLVLLIFILAIIKMFKKLEIDPLSIFFSIVPFIFLGCSIRALVDNGVYPKTVFLITPGLYILVGLLTILSFLFSVFLFNKKGIDYRYTLFYIGLLFLLPNIILFSNLNFTAIFYIFITWIFVSLIFIIISLLVLYIVNYNRYSNFYLVLEKIINYKINFSIVLAHLFDASTTFVALEYFNYSEQHVLPNALNQLFDTYITIFPMKIIVIVAVLYIIDRYFEDTTVKNLLKLTVFVLGLAPGLRNILTLAIATI, via the coding sequence ATGGCTACTGTAGATACTTTTATTCCAGATATTATACAAACTACATTTTTCTCTGGATACACTATTTTTAATACAGTGGTATATACATTAGTTTTACTAATTTTCATATTGGCTATTATAAAAATGTTTAAGAAATTAGAAATAGATCCTCTTTCTATCTTCTTTTCAATTGTTCCATTTATTTTTCTTGGATGTTCTATTCGTGCATTAGTGGATAATGGAGTTTATCCAAAAACTGTTTTTCTAATTACTCCAGGTCTTTATATTTTAGTAGGACTACTAACTATTTTATCATTTTTATTTAGTGTTTTTCTATTTAATAAAAAAGGAATTGATTATAGATATACATTATTTTACATAGGTTTATTATTTCTATTACCTAATATAATCTTGTTTTCTAATCTAAATTTTACAGCAATATTTTATATCTTCATAACTTGGATATTTGTATCATTGATATTTATAATAATTTCACTTTTAGTTTTATACATTGTGAACTATAATAGATATAGCAATTTTTATCTTGTACTTGAAAAGATAATCAATTATAAAATTAATTTTTCTATTGTACTGGCACATTTGTTTGATGCATCAACAACATTTGTTGCTTTAGAATACTTTAATTACTCAGAACAGCATGTTCTACCAAATGCTTTAAATCAACTATTTGATACCTATATTACCATCTTTCCTATGAAAATTATAGTAATAGTTGCAGTATTATATATAATTGACCGATATTTCGAAGATACGACAGTAAAAAATCTATTAAAATTAACAGTATTTGTATTAGGTTTAGCACCTGGCTTAAGGAATATTTTAACTTTAGCAATTGCTACAATATAA
- a CDS encoding DUF1786 domain-containing protein, whose amino-acid sequence MKILAIDVGTGTEDILLYDSEKEIENSMKLVIPSPHLTIGQMITECENDIYFDGVIMGGGKIKDRCLEHMEKGYNVVFEDLAARTIRDNIEQVKSFGFGVVKENSFKEDYEFSNYTKISLKDVDVNHFIDIFSSFDLDLELDELIVAVQDHGYSEDMGDRDFRFEKIKEKLPEPLAPEVFAMESEEVPQYFTRMQSVIKSLAKDNPKFKPVLMDTKFASIAGVCYDKEVLKLNSFIVMDIGNGHTTVASIEDGKIQGVFEHHTRDLTPQRLEELVIALADATIKHEDVHDEGGHGAFALNPISKIEKVIVAGPKRALVEETNLDYYHAAPGGDVMMTGTVGLVKSMEFLRK is encoded by the coding sequence ATGAAAATTTTAGCTATTGATGTAGGAACTGGCACAGAAGATATATTATTATATGATAGTGAAAAAGAGATTGAAAACTCGATGAAATTAGTTATTCCTTCTCCTCATTTAACCATTGGTCAAATGATTACAGAATGTGAAAATGATATTTACTTTGATGGAGTAATTATGGGGGGAGGAAAAATTAAAGATAGGTGTCTTGAACATATGGAAAAGGGATATAATGTTGTTTTTGAAGATTTAGCAGCAAGAACAATCCGTGATAATATAGAACAAGTAAAATCTTTCGGATTTGGTGTTGTTAAAGAAAACAGCTTTAAAGAAGATTATGAATTTTCTAATTATACGAAAATATCCTTAAAAGATGTAGATGTAAATCATTTCATTGATATATTCTCCTCATTTGACCTAGATTTAGAACTAGATGAGCTTATCGTAGCAGTTCAAGATCATGGATATAGTGAAGATATGGGGGACAGAGATTTTAGATTTGAGAAAATTAAAGAAAAACTTCCAGAACCTCTAGCTCCTGAAGTATTTGCTATGGAGTCTGAAGAAGTTCCACAATATTTTACAAGAATGCAATCTGTTATTAAATCATTAGCTAAAGATAATCCTAAATTTAAACCAGTACTTATGGATACTAAGTTTGCATCTATTGCTGGGGTTTGTTATGATAAAGAAGTTTTAAAACTTAATAGTTTTATAGTTATGGATATAGGTAATGGACATACAACTGTAGCTTCTATTGAAGATGGTAAAATCCAAGGAGTTTTTGAACATCACACTAGAGATCTCACTCCTCAAAGACTTGAAGAACTTGTCATTGCCCTTGCAGATGCTACTATTAAGCATGAAGATGTTCATGATGAAGGTGGACATGGTGCATTTGCATTAAATCCTATATCTAAAATAGAAAAAGTTATTGTTGCAGGTCCTAAAAGAGCTTTAGTCGAAGAGACAAATCTTGACTATTATCATGCAGCTCCTGGTGGAGATGTTATGATGACTGGCACTGTAGGTCTTGTAAAATCAATGGAATTTTTAAGAAAATAA